Proteins from a single region of Xenopus laevis strain J_2021 chromosome 9_10S, Xenopus_laevis_v10.1, whole genome shotgun sequence:
- the slc35b1.S gene encoding solute carrier family 35 member B1, which yields MESGDKGTLLSDASVCGDIMATSDTGSPGRGPCSVRAQQQLCMRAPPAERDVRLDVPVTSTGGGGAAAGDMTSAGSQGSGGARLLVCFLGVFVCYFYYGILQETITRGTYGEGEKQEKFRFALSLVFVQCIVNALFAKLLIQFFDSGKTDRTQSWLYAVCSLSYLGAMVSSNSALQFVNYPTQVLGKSCKPIPVMLLGVTLLRKKYPLTKYLCVLLIVLGVALFMYKPKKTDSGGDDHAVGFGELLLLLSLTLDGLTGVSQDHMRAHFQTGSNHMMLNINMWSSLFLGAGIVFTGELWEFLSFTERYPSIVYNILLFSLTSALGQTFIFMTVVYFGPLTCSIITTTRKFFTILASVILFSNPISSIQWVGTILVFLGLGLDATYGKGSKKPSH from the exons ATGGAAAGCGGAGATAAGGGGACACTGCTTTCGGACGCATCTGTTTGTGGGGACATTATGGCTACCAG TGACACGGGCAGCCCCGGGCGGGGTCCTTGCAGTGTGAGGGCGCAGCAGCAGCTGTGTATGAGGGCTCCTCCGGCAGAGCGAGATGTGCGGCTGGACGTGCCGGTAACaagtacaggaggaggaggagcagcagcgggAGACATGACTTCTGCAGGGTCTCAGGGCTCCGGGGGAGCGCGACTCCTCGTTTGTTTCCTGGGAGTGTTCGTGTGTTACTTTTACTACGGGATCCTGCAGGAGACAAT AACCCGAGGGACCTATGGGGAAGGAGAGAAGCAGGAAAAGTTTCGCTTTGCTCTGTCGCTGGTTTTTGTCCAGTGCATTGTTAACGCTTTGTTTGCCAAGCTTT TGATCCAATTCTTTGACTCGGGTAAAACTGACCGTACTCAGAGCTGGCTCTATGCGGTGTGTTCCCTGTCTTACCTGGGCGCCATGGTATCCAGCAATtccgctctccagtttgtcaaCTACCCCACGCAG gttttgggGAAATCCTGTAAACCAATTCCAG TCATGCTCCTAGGGGTGACGCTCCTCAGGAAGAAGTACCCGCTCACTAAGTACCTGTGCGTGCTCCTGATAGTACTTGGAGTGGCACTCTTCATGTACAAGCCCAAGAAGACCGATTCTGGTGGTGACGATCACGCTGTTGGCTTTGGAGAATTACTTCTG CTCCTGTCGCTGACTCTCGATGGTCTCACTGGAGTGTCTCAGGATCACATGCGGGCGCATTTCCAGACAGGCTCCAACCACATGATGCTTAATATTAACATGTGGTCCAGTTTATTCTTAGGAGCAG GCATTGTGTTCACGGGCGAGCTGTGGGAATTCCTGAGTTTCACTGAGCGCTACCCGAGCATCGTCTACAATATCCTCCTCTTCAGTCTGACTAGTGCCCTGGGacag ACCTTTATCTTCATGACGGTGGTATATTTCGGCCCGCTTACTTGCTCTATAATCACGACAACTCGGAAATTCTTCACCATCCTGGCCTCTGTTATACTGTTTTCTAATCCGATCAGCAGCATCCAGTGGGTAGGGACCATCCTGGTGTTTTTAG GTCTGGGACTGGATGCAACGTATGGAAAAGGATCCAAGAAACCGTCCCACTGA